In Paenibacillus sp. G2S3, a single window of DNA contains:
- a CDS encoding YojF family protein, translating into MQLINQSEIQERIDLLKDQDLYIHLEMTTGAYAAHFDSSKHPAATFITNAVIRYSHGSISGHGPYRVGLKMSQGWVYSEGLTHYEESETERLILAGHDSQGKLVVSLQLSREPF; encoded by the coding sequence TTGCAGCTAATTAATCAATCCGAAATACAAGAGAGGATCGACCTGCTTAAAGATCAGGATCTATATATCCATCTTGAGATGACGACGGGAGCATACGCTGCCCATTTCGATAGTTCTAAGCACCCAGCGGCTACTTTCATTACTAATGCTGTGATCCGATATTCTCATGGTTCGATTTCCGGTCATGGACCTTATCGCGTCGGCCTAAAAATGTCACAGGGCTGGGTGTACTCGGAAGGACTAACTCACTATGAAGAGAGTGAGACCGAAAGATTAATTCTGGCCGGGCATGACAGCCAAGGCAAACTGGTCGTATCCTTACAATTAAGCCGGGAGCCGTTCTAA
- the bshB2 gene encoding bacillithiol biosynthesis deacetylase BshB2, with amino-acid sequence MERHILVILPHPDDEAFGISGTLAKHVQNGTQVTYACLTLGEMGRNMGVPPFANRVTLPEIRKKELEESCRAIGIQDLRMLGFHDKTIEFEDQALLEGHIDALLKELNPSLVITFYPGYSVHPDHDATGAAVVRTVGRMPKAERPPVHCIAFANNIEEIGKPQVIIDVKDFLKQKMASIQAHKSQFQAAELLGSKTLEDKEIQDRFGTERFWIYPFE; translated from the coding sequence GTGGAAAGACATATTCTAGTTATATTACCGCATCCGGATGACGAGGCCTTCGGTATATCTGGAACACTAGCTAAACATGTGCAAAACGGCACCCAAGTTACCTATGCTTGTCTGACACTTGGAGAGATGGGCCGGAATATGGGCGTGCCGCCTTTTGCGAATCGGGTAACCCTCCCAGAGATCCGTAAAAAAGAGCTGGAAGAATCCTGCCGGGCGATTGGAATACAGGATTTGAGAATGCTTGGTTTCCACGATAAGACCATTGAATTTGAGGATCAAGCTCTGCTTGAGGGCCATATTGATGCGCTTCTGAAGGAGCTTAACCCCTCACTGGTCATTACGTTCTATCCGGGGTACAGCGTTCATCCTGATCATGATGCTACCGGAGCTGCAGTGGTTCGAACGGTTGGTAGAATGCCCAAGGCAGAGAGACCTCCTGTTCACTGTATAGCTTTCGCCAATAATATTGAAGAGATTGGAAAGCCTCAGGTTATCATTGATGTGAAAGATTTCTTGAAGCAAAAGATGGCGTCCATTCAGGCGCATAAATCCCAATTCCAAGCCGCTGAACTGTTAGGCAGCAAAACGCTAGAGGATAAAGAAATCCAAGATCGTTTTGGAACAGAGCGTTTCTGGATCTATCCATTTGAATGA
- a CDS encoding LacI family DNA-binding transcriptional regulator: MANILDVARLAGVSKTTVSRVINNYPHISADKRELVLQAMEELEYTPNLSARRLRGQVTTTIAVVVPRIVNPFFSYLVDSIEKVGYRNGYQTLICQTNEDKERELTYLNLLKTKQADGIIMASIENDWEVIEPYTEFGPIVLCNEYVSNAKIPMIRLDQFKGTYLGIKHLIERGHRKIAYCTGGLFTEFGKDKDRNLGYQKALEEAGIQVNPNWILVNQHTIEDGKRVMKLLLEMKDRPTAVFTGSDEIAGGLMMAAKKEGLSIPRDLAIIGFDDQPLAEMLNPALTTIRQPIEQMGRKAGEVLMEMLDNSDVEPATYELPVELVVREST; encoded by the coding sequence ATGGCAAATATTTTAGATGTGGCGCGTTTAGCAGGAGTGTCTAAGACGACCGTATCCCGAGTAATCAATAACTATCCTCATATTTCAGCAGATAAAAGAGAATTGGTATTACAAGCAATGGAAGAGCTTGAATATACCCCGAATCTCTCGGCAAGAAGATTAAGAGGACAAGTGACAACGACGATAGCTGTCGTAGTTCCTAGAATTGTGAATCCTTTTTTCTCCTATTTAGTTGATTCCATAGAGAAGGTTGGTTACAGAAACGGCTACCAAACCTTGATATGTCAGACTAATGAGGATAAAGAGAGAGAATTAACCTATTTGAATTTGTTGAAGACCAAACAAGCGGACGGCATCATTATGGCATCCATTGAGAATGATTGGGAAGTCATTGAACCGTATACTGAATTCGGGCCTATTGTGTTATGTAATGAATATGTGAGTAATGCAAAAATCCCAATGATTCGGCTGGATCAATTTAAAGGTACATACTTAGGAATCAAGCACCTAATAGAAAGAGGACACCGTAAAATTGCTTACTGTACGGGAGGTCTGTTTACCGAGTTCGGAAAAGATAAAGACCGTAACCTAGGTTATCAAAAAGCATTAGAGGAAGCCGGTATTCAAGTGAACCCTAACTGGATTTTGGTCAACCAGCATACCATTGAAGATGGGAAAAGAGTAATGAAGCTCTTGCTTGAAATGAAGGATCGTCCAACCGCTGTGTTTACGGGTAGTGATGAAATTGCTGGTGGTTTGATGATGGCTGCGAAAAAGGAAGGGCTAAGTATCCCACGAGATCTAGCGATCATTGGATTCGATGACCAACCCCTCGCAGAAATGTTGAATCCCGCATTAACCACTATACGGCAGCCTATAGAGCAGATGGGGCGTAAGGCAGGGGAAGTTCTTATGGAGATGCTGGATAATTCCGATGTAGAGCCAGCTACTTATGAGCTCCCGGTTGAACTGGTAGTTCGAGAATCTACGTAA
- a CDS encoding ABC transporter substrate-binding protein encodes MKKISVLLFVLLLAVSLTACGGSNGAGSSPAANSKDEQVSIIITNGKGEIASQWEQAAKDFMAANPNIKVEAVSGAVGDTVNLLDKLTASGKTVTMAMMSPDSIVNKYKDFGIELSGEKWNEETVYGVKDAEGKIAGFPFSIEGFGLVYNKSVLDKAVGGTFDPHSINTRDKLKQLLDQIKASGVKYPVAYQTENWSVANHYSTQFVNQEEDPNTIVEQLKAGTFDLASNDVWNGYYDTMDLLVSKEYNKYGERPLGKYYDDAHVSVGKGESAILFNGNWAYDSLQAVSGESFGFIPVPVDNNPDNPLNNKIAAGPTNILVINKAATPAEQEAAKKFLNWLVYDEKGQDFLVNQSQVVSAFKNNSLKVNNPLGSAIADAVVAGNTMPFSSNYVKVEDWGNILAPDIQKYIAQKESRADLAKAIETYYKSQK; translated from the coding sequence TTGAAAAAGATATCTGTTTTATTATTTGTTCTTTTGCTTGCTGTTTCATTGACAGCTTGTGGAGGATCCAACGGAGCGGGCTCCAGTCCGGCAGCGAACTCGAAGGATGAGCAAGTCAGCATAATTATTACGAACGGTAAAGGTGAAATCGCTTCCCAATGGGAACAGGCGGCTAAAGATTTCATGGCAGCGAATCCGAATATCAAGGTTGAGGCTGTCTCTGGAGCTGTTGGAGATACCGTTAATTTGCTGGATAAACTTACGGCATCCGGTAAAACGGTAACTATGGCGATGATGTCCCCCGATTCCATTGTGAACAAATATAAAGATTTCGGTATAGAACTTTCAGGTGAGAAGTGGAATGAAGAGACGGTTTACGGCGTTAAAGACGCAGAGGGGAAAATTGCAGGTTTTCCATTTTCAATAGAAGGCTTCGGTCTCGTGTACAACAAGAGCGTACTTGATAAGGCTGTTGGCGGTACTTTCGATCCGCACTCTATCAATACTCGTGACAAGCTAAAACAATTACTGGATCAAATTAAAGCTTCCGGCGTGAAATATCCGGTTGCATATCAAACCGAAAACTGGTCCGTAGCGAACCATTACAGTACACAGTTTGTGAATCAGGAAGAAGATCCAAATACGATTGTAGAGCAACTAAAAGCCGGAACATTTGATTTGGCAAGTAATGATGTTTGGAATGGTTACTACGATACGATGGATCTGCTGGTATCCAAAGAATACAACAAATACGGTGAACGTCCACTCGGCAAGTACTATGACGATGCGCATGTAAGTGTAGGAAAAGGGGAGTCAGCTATCCTGTTTAACGGGAACTGGGCTTATGATTCATTGCAGGCGGTTAGTGGAGAATCCTTCGGATTTATACCTGTCCCAGTAGATAACAATCCAGACAATCCGCTGAACAATAAGATTGCTGCAGGTCCAACTAATATTCTGGTGATTAATAAAGCGGCAACCCCGGCTGAGCAAGAAGCAGCTAAGAAGTTCCTGAACTGGCTCGTTTATGATGAAAAAGGTCAAGATTTTCTGGTGAACCAGTCGCAAGTCGTCTCAGCCTTTAAGAACAACTCTTTGAAAGTTAACAATCCACTCGGATCAGCGATTGCGGATGCTGTGGTGGCCGGCAATACGATGCCGTTCAGCTCAAACTATGTAAAGGTCGAAGATTGGGGTAACATTCTTGCACCGGATATTCAGAAATATATCGCCCAAAAAGAATCCCGTGCTGATCTTGCCAAAGCTATTGAAACCTATTACAAAAGCCAAAAGTAA
- a CDS encoding sugar ABC transporter permease, with amino-acid sequence MISEKRLIKRMGNQLFFTGPTIIFFTIAVLIPFAYGLYLTFTNMTSPLNPIEFSGLANYKTAFTDSKFWDSLLLTVKFVVTTVIIINILGFILAYLVTSGVKMQNFFRTSLFTPNLIGGLILGYIWQFIFVQTMPSIGEKFGIEWLRLGWLGDEHLAFWAIVIVSIWQSAGYMMIIFVAGLVNVPKDVVEAATIDGANGWQRLRKVTLPLMVPSFVVTIFLTLKNAFMVYDVNYSLTAGGPYDSTTMVSMHVVKKAFVENNYGVGQAEAFVLFAIVAVVTGLQVYFSKKLEVAA; translated from the coding sequence ATGATATCAGAAAAACGTCTGATCAAACGAATGGGCAACCAGTTATTTTTCACCGGTCCCACGATCATTTTCTTTACGATTGCCGTGCTGATTCCTTTTGCATATGGATTATATCTGACCTTTACCAATATGACCTCTCCATTAAATCCAATAGAGTTCTCAGGTTTAGCTAACTATAAGACAGCATTTACGGACTCCAAGTTTTGGGATTCTCTTTTATTGACCGTTAAGTTTGTCGTGACAACCGTTATTATCATCAATATTCTCGGTTTTATATTGGCTTATTTAGTGACTTCCGGCGTGAAGATGCAAAATTTCTTTCGAACTTCCCTGTTTACACCGAATTTAATTGGTGGCTTGATTCTGGGTTACATCTGGCAGTTTATATTCGTACAAACCATGCCTTCTATTGGTGAAAAGTTTGGGATAGAATGGCTGCGTTTAGGGTGGCTAGGGGATGAACATTTAGCTTTCTGGGCCATTGTTATTGTGTCGATCTGGCAATCAGCGGGTTATATGATGATCATTTTTGTCGCTGGCTTAGTCAATGTGCCAAAAGATGTAGTGGAAGCAGCCACAATTGATGGCGCCAATGGATGGCAACGGTTGAGAAAGGTTACTTTGCCGCTGATGGTTCCTTCCTTTGTAGTGACTATCTTTTTAACTCTGAAGAATGCCTTTATGGTTTACGACGTTAACTATTCTCTAACAGCAGGCGGACCATATGATAGTACAACTATGGTATCGATGCATGTGGTAAAAAAGGCCTTTGTTGAAAATAATTATGGCGTAGGCCAAGCGGAAGCCTTTGTGTTGTTTGCTATCGTTGCGGTTGTTACCGGTCTGCAGGTTTATTTCAGTAAGAAATTGGAGGTTGCTGCATGA
- a CDS encoding carbohydrate ABC transporter permease: protein MSARRKTSVILTYLFLVVFFIIFVFPFFLMIVNSFKSNGQILESPFSLPTSLNFGHFAEVIDKMNFFVSFRNTVVVTFFSVLFIGVFAAMTAYYMVRHSTKFNNGFFALMVASMIIPFQSIMIPLIYIYGAKLHWIDAAPIPLLIILYIGFGSALSVFMYHGFVKSIPYELEEASLLDGCNRRQTFFKIVLPMLAPTSVTIAILNVLWIWNDYLLPSLVLTKDNHFTMPIKMKVFNGTYMNNWELLIPALLLTILPILIAYLFGQRYIIRGVSQGAIK, encoded by the coding sequence ATGAGTGCTAGACGAAAAACTTCCGTGATTCTGACTTATTTATTTTTAGTTGTGTTTTTCATCATTTTTGTTTTTCCATTCTTTCTTATGATCGTCAATTCCTTCAAGAGCAATGGTCAAATTCTCGAAAGCCCTTTTTCACTGCCGACCAGCTTAAACTTTGGACATTTTGCTGAAGTCATTGATAAAATGAATTTCTTTGTCTCGTTTAGAAACACAGTCGTAGTCACCTTTTTCAGTGTCCTATTCATTGGTGTCTTTGCAGCAATGACCGCCTATTACATGGTGAGACATTCGACTAAATTTAATAATGGTTTCTTTGCTCTAATGGTGGCTTCCATGATTATTCCGTTTCAGTCCATTATGATTCCCCTGATTTATATCTACGGGGCAAAGCTTCACTGGATCGATGCGGCGCCTATTCCATTATTGATTATTTTGTACATTGGCTTCGGAAGTGCGTTATCGGTATTTATGTACCATGGTTTTGTGAAGTCGATTCCTTATGAATTGGAAGAGGCGTCACTGCTCGATGGATGTAATCGTAGACAGACTTTCTTTAAGATTGTACTGCCTATGTTGGCTCCAACATCAGTGACAATTGCGATTCTGAATGTGTTATGGATTTGGAATGATTATCTGCTACCTTCATTGGTGCTGACTAAGGATAACCATTTTACTATGCCTATTAAGATGAAAGTGTTTAACGGAACGTATATGAATAACTGGGAGCTGTTGATACCAGCACTTCTGTTAACGATCCTGCCGATTCTTATTGCTTATTTGTTTGGTCAACGTTACATCATCAGAGGCGTCAGCCAAGGCGCTATTAAATAA